The following proteins are co-located in the Clostridiales bacterium genome:
- a CDS encoding GntR family transcriptional regulator, protein MAEVTFLNAFSLTVEIANTIRDRILKGEYGIGERIKENQIAEELRVSRTPVREAIKQLEAEGLIESIPNRGSFCLGFTNQDINDVYAVRTAVEVLAVKWTVNKITDEEIKSLQDEYELMEFYTKKKDGKRVMEINKRFHEIIYDASRSRFLIQILKSYQEYVHQTRKVTVYCNDNLDAILGEHYEIYLAIKERNENKAADKILVHLLNSQARAEVGMKKIRNCEEQSIN, encoded by the coding sequence ATGGCTGAAGTAACCTTTCTAAATGCTTTTTCGCTTACCGTCGAAATTGCAAATACGATCCGGGACCGAATTTTAAAAGGCGAATATGGGATCGGCGAAAGGATCAAGGAAAATCAGATTGCAGAAGAACTAAGGGTGAGCAGGACTCCGGTGCGCGAAGCAATCAAACAGCTGGAGGCGGAGGGGCTGATCGAATCAATCCCCAATAGAGGATCGTTCTGCCTTGGATTTACAAATCAGGATATCAACGATGTTTATGCTGTAAGGACTGCAGTTGAGGTTCTAGCGGTTAAATGGACAGTGAATAAAATTACTGATGAGGAGATCAAGAGCCTTCAGGACGAGTATGAGCTGATGGAATTTTACACGAAGAAAAAAGATGGGAAACGTGTAATGGAAATCAATAAGAGATTTCATGAAATTATCTACGACGCTTCTCGAAGTAGATTTTTGATTCAGATCCTGAAATCATATCAGGAATATGTTCACCAAACAAGAAAAGTGACAGTTTATTGTAATGATAATCTAGATGCAATCCTTGGAGAGCATTATGAAATCTATCTTGCCATCAAGGAAAGAAATGAGAATAAAGCGGCAGATAAGATCCTGGTGCATTTACTGAATTCTCAGGCCAGGGCAGAAGTAGGCATGAAAAAAATCAGAAACTGTGAGGAACAGTCTATTAATTAG
- a CDS encoding branched-chain amino acid ABC transporter permease: MKNAIKTAFPYTIPVMLGYLSIGIAFGLLFQNAGYNFIWAFFISLFVYAGAMQFIAVSFFSGGLGLIQIAIMTLVVNFRHIFYGLSFLERFGKMGFKKWYMAFALTDETYSLLCGIKPPENVDDKKFLLCVAFLNQSYWIAGSVIGALAGSLITFNTHGMDFAMTALFIVIFIDQWKLYHTHIPAITGVFCSVAALLAVGPGNLVIPSMVLIVLSLMLMRKTIEPKLEEKTREEDLEK, translated from the coding sequence ATGAAGAACGCAATTAAAACAGCTTTTCCATATACAATACCAGTTATGCTTGGGTACTTATCCATAGGAATTGCATTTGGCCTATTATTCCAGAATGCAGGGTATAATTTCATATGGGCATTTTTTATCAGCCTGTTTGTTTATGCAGGAGCGATGCAGTTCATTGCAGTAAGCTTCTTCAGCGGCGGTTTAGGCTTGATACAAATTGCGATTATGACACTGGTGGTAAACTTCCGCCACATTTTTTATGGGCTGTCTTTTTTGGAACGTTTCGGCAAGATGGGATTTAAAAAGTGGTATATGGCTTTTGCTCTGACTGATGAAACGTACTCTCTTCTTTGCGGAATCAAGCCGCCTGAGAATGTAGACGACAAAAAATTCCTGCTCTGTGTAGCGTTTCTTAACCAATCCTACTGGATTGCAGGTTCTGTTATCGGCGCCTTGGCCGGCTCGCTGATCACGTTCAATACACATGGAATGGACTTTGCTATGACGGCACTGTTTATCGTTATTTTTATTGACCAATGGAAGCTTTATCACACCCATATTCCCGCTATAACAGGGGTTTTTTGCAGTGTGGCTGCTTTGCTTGCTGTGGGTCCGGGCAACCTTGTCATACCGTCCATGGTTTTGATTGTCCTATCTCTAATGCTGATGCGGAAAACAATTGAGCCGAAGCTGGAGGAGAAAACCAGAGAGGAGGACCTTGAAAAATGA
- a CDS encoding methylated-DNA--[protein]-cysteine S-methyltransferase, which translates to MTDQEKWEALTNNSANTDGMFVYAVKSTGIFCRPSCKSKTPLRKNIVFFPSSEAAAAAGFRPCKRCRPDLLEYEPVKEVGLMAKNIIEQFFCEKEKLYDELLCLGVSEHRMTQIFKVQYGMTPTEYRNLLRRKAAEEKLKKTTLPVIEIAFSLGFESLSAFFSFFRKSTGMTPKAYREEAIEKTKESEDRSYGLYKTSIGEITIAASNSSIIKILYGNHIPPHTEENKTGLTDQAASEIKEYLTGKRIVFDVPLEPHGTLFQKKVWEALMRIPYGETRSYKQIAEEIGNPGSSRAVGMANNKNPILIMIPCHRVIGSDGSLVGYAGGIPLKEKLLRLEQNR; encoded by the coding sequence GTGACGGATCAAGAAAAATGGGAGGCGTTGACCAATAATAGCGCCAATACGGATGGCATGTTCGTTTATGCGGTGAAATCAACGGGGATATTTTGTCGTCCCTCCTGTAAATCAAAAACGCCATTAAGGAAAAACATCGTATTTTTCCCAAGCAGTGAAGCCGCTGCTGCAGCGGGATTTCGTCCATGCAAGCGCTGTCGCCCAGATCTTTTGGAATATGAACCGGTGAAAGAGGTAGGGTTAATGGCGAAAAACATAATTGAACAGTTCTTCTGCGAGAAGGAGAAATTATACGATGAATTGCTGTGTCTTGGTGTTTCCGAGCATCGAATGACCCAAATATTTAAAGTGCAGTACGGTATGACCCCAACAGAATATAGGAACTTATTAAGACGAAAAGCGGCAGAGGAAAAGCTGAAAAAAACAACTCTGCCGGTGATAGAAATTGCATTTTCTCTTGGTTTTGAGAGCCTGTCTGCGTTTTTCTCCTTTTTCCGCAAATCTACCGGAATGACGCCGAAAGCATATAGAGAAGAAGCGATCGAAAAAACAAAGGAATCAGAGGATAGATCCTATGGTCTTTACAAAACGAGCATTGGTGAGATCACAATCGCAGCCAGCAACAGTTCAATTATTAAAATTTTGTATGGAAATCACATCCCGCCTCATACGGAAGAAAACAAAACAGGCTTGACCGATCAAGCAGCATCTGAGATCAAAGAATACCTGACAGGAAAGCGTATCGTATTTGATGTACCACTTGAGCCTCATGGCACTCTCTTTCAAAAGAAAGTATGGGAAGCATTAATGAGGATCCCCTATGGTGAAACTCGCTCTTATAAACAGATCGCAGAAGAAATTGGAAATCCAGGTTCAAGCCGTGCAGTAGGAATGGCAAACAACAAAAATCCAATCCTAATCATGATTCCTTGTCATCGGGTGATTGGTTCTGATGGCTCCCTTGTCGGTTATGCGGGAGGGATACCGCTTAAGGAAAAATTGTTGCGGTTGGAGCAGAACCGGTAA
- a CDS encoding branched-chain amino acid transporter AzlD, translating into MTLTFGASALIILVISAVTFGLRAAPFLLFSRSGQIPKVIVYLGNVLPPAVMGMLIVYCLKNVSMMNAPHGIPELIAVTVVVGLHLWRKNNLLSIIGGTAVYMFLVQFIFV; encoded by the coding sequence ATGACGTTGACTTTTGGAGCATCTGCACTAATTATCCTTGTAATTTCTGCTGTGACCTTTGGTTTGAGAGCCGCTCCTTTTCTTTTATTCAGCAGATCCGGTCAAATTCCAAAGGTGATTGTTTATCTCGGAAATGTGCTGCCCCCTGCTGTGATGGGGATGTTGATCGTTTACTGCCTGAAAAACGTCAGTATGATGAATGCGCCTCATGGTATACCGGAATTGATCGCGGTAACAGTGGTTGTAGGACTGCATCTTTGGCGCAAAAACAATCTTCTAAGTATTATCGGAGGGACAGCTGTGTATATGTTTCTCGTACAATTTATCTTTGTTTAA